One Lycium barbarum isolate Lr01 chromosome 5, ASM1917538v2, whole genome shotgun sequence genomic window carries:
- the LOC132641187 gene encoding vignain-like, whose product MELGKIFLVSLSLAMVFGLVNSLEFTERDIASEESLWDLYQRWRSHHTVSRDLTEKLQRFNVFKANVMHVHKVNKMDRPYKLKLNKFADMTNHEFRNFYSSKVKHFRMLHGSRATTGFMHEKADNLPASVDWRKQGAVTGVKDQGKCGSCWAFSTIVGVEGINKIKTGQLVSLSEQELVDCEKDNEGCNGGLMENAYEFIKKNGGVTTERLYPYRARDSRCDSSKSNSPVVNIDGHEMVPENDEDALMKAVSNQPVSVAIDAGGSDLQFYSEGVFNRNCGTELDHGVAVVGYGATHDGTKYWIVKNSWGTDWGEQGYFRMQRSIDAEEGLCGIAMEASYPVKLSADNPKPAPSKDEL is encoded by the exons ATGGAGTTGGGGAAGATTTTCTTGGTGTCTCTTTCGTTAGCTATGGTATTTGGGCTAGTTAATAGCTTGGAGTTTACGGAAAGAGACATAGCTTCTGAAGAGAGCTTATGGGATTTGTATCAGAGATGGAGGAGCCATCACACTGTTTCTCGAGACCTAACCGAGAAACTACAACGTTTCAATGTGTTCAAGGCGAACGTGATGCATGTTCACAAGGTGAACAAGATGGACAGACCTTATAAgttgaaactcaacaagtttgCTGATATGACCAACCATGAATTCAGAAATTTTTATAGCTCTAAGGTAAAACACTTTAGAATGCTCCATGGTAGCCGGGCTACTACCGGATTTATGCACGAGAAGGCTGATAATCTGCCAGCATCCGTAGATTGGAGAAAGCAAGGAGCTGTTACTGGTGTAAAGGATCAAGGCAAATGCG GTAGCTGTTGGGCATTTTCTACAATTGTTGGGGTTGAGGGAATAAACAAAATCAAGACTGGCCAATTAGTTTCCCTGTCCGAACAAGAGCTTGTTGATTGTGAAAAGGATAATGAAGGATGCAATGGAGGACTAATGGAAAATGCCTATGAATTCATCAAGAAAAATGGAGGAGTAACAACTGAACGGCTATATCCTTACAGAGCTAGAGACAGTCGCTGTGATTCTTCAAAG AGTAATTCCCCGGTGGTTAATATCGATGGACATGAAATGGTACCTGAAAACGACGAGGATGCTTTGATGAAAGCTGTTTCCAACCAACCAGTATCTGTTGCTATTGATGCTGGTGGTTCCGATCTGCAGTTTTACTCTGAG GGAGTGTTCAATAGAAATTGTGGCACAGAGCTAGACCATGGGGTAGCAGTTGTGGGCTATGGAGCAACACATGATGGGACAAAGTACTGGATAGTGAAGAACTCATGGGGAACTGACTGGGGAGAACAAGGTTATTTCCGGATGCAACGAAGTATCGATGCTGAAGAAGGGCTCTGTGGCATTGCCATGGAAGCTTCATATCCAGTCAAGTTATCCGCGGACAATCCAAAACCAGCCCCCTCTAAGGATGAACTCTAG
- the LOC132639646 gene encoding uncharacterized protein LOC132639646: MLSLREKTGGFEAYLLCVSITDNDLENFVSGESAVGDDMFQLEFNDYMYAMDVVDSNDLDASDCAKAVVLFENNDDLIISNKEHKDIFVDQIYKAKDTLKNVMANYAIRKRFNFRTERSNAISYTLVCCSTDCHWKFRASTIANSEMFIVRSFHDEHTCPLKDKVYSQRQATSWLIEASVVKPKIANHKRKYTPGDIVDDVKNEYGVDVSYMTAWRAREKAMNELRGEPTESYKKLPGYMYILDKTYPGSHVRMHKSQQNEFLYLFITLKAFIKGFECCRPIVVVHGSHLKTTYNGTFVSANTLDGAGNILPLAYGMIDSENDKSWTWFFEQFKQAYGNRDNMCVVSDRHESIIKAVSRVYPTVPHLACIWHLWKNVTTKYKSNGEVLSPVFYALAKAYTQAEFDKLMEKIEKVDFRVKEYLEDAGREKWARLYSPVNRGWTMTSNIDECINGKLVAARELPVFDFLEEVRKMFGIWNCTNRRNGTYTFKPKIVIKTYDVPVDPLPDESEWNIPKHICDEVVLPPRYKRPPGRPKKKRDKPLMETMIGKRRNACSTCGRLGHNRRSCSNEPRKK; the protein is encoded by the exons ATGTTGAGCTTAAGAGAGAAAACAGGGGGATTTGAAGCATATCTGTTGTGCGTTAGCATAACTGATAATGATCTTGAGAATTTTGTGTCCGGGGAATCCGCAGTTGGAGACGATATGTTTCAACTTGAATTTAATGATTATATGTATGCTATGGACGTAGTTGATTCAAATGATTTGGATGCATCGGATTGTGCTAAGGCTGTTGTTTTATTTGAAAACAACGATGACTTGATAATTTCGAACAAGGAACATAAGGATATTTTTGTTGATCAAATCTACAAAGCTAAGGACACTCTGAAGAATGTTATGGCGAATTATGCAATTCGCAAAAGATTCAATTTCAGGACAGAGAGGTCGAATGCCATAAG TTACACTCTGGTATGCTGTTCAACTGATTGTCATTGGAAATTCAGAGCTTCAACTATTGCGAACTCTGAAATGTTCATAGTGAGATCTTTTCATGACGAACATACGTGTCCATTGAAGGACAAAGTGTATTCCCAAAGGCAAGCAACAAGTTGGTTGATTGAGGCGTCAGTTGTTAAGCCAAAAATAGCAAATCACAAGAGGAAATATACACCTGGTGATATAGTAGACGACGTAAAAAATGAGTATGGCGTTGATGTTTCTTATATGACGGCCTGGAGGGCTAGAGAAAAGGCAATGAATGAATTAAGAGGGGAACCAACAGAATCATACAAGAAGTTACCGGGATATATGTACATATTGGATAAAACATACCCTGGATCACATGTGAGAATgcacaaatcacaacaaaacgAATTCTTGTATTTGTTTATAACACTTAAAGCGTTCATAAAAGGCttcgagtgttgtagaccaatagttgtaGTACATGGTTCCCACCTTAAAACTACATATAACGGTACTTTTGTATCAGCCAACACGTTGGATGGTGCAG GTAATATTCTACCATTGGCATATGGTATGATAGATTCAGAGAACGATAAGTCTTGGACCTGGTTCTTTGAGCAGTTCAAACAAGCTTATGGGAATAGGGATAACATGTGTGTTGTATCAGACAGACATGAGAGCATCATTAAGGCGGTGAGTAGAGTGTATCCAACTGTGCCACATTTGGCGTGCATATGGCATTTATGGAAAAATGTGACCACGAAATACAAGTCGAATGGTGAAGTATTGAGTCCTGTATTCTATGCACTTGCAAAAGCATACACACAGGCTGAGTTTGATAAGCTGATGGAGAAGATTGAGAAGGTTGATTTTCGAGTAAAAGAGTACTTGGAGGATGCTGGAAGGGAAAAGTGGGCTCGACTGTATTCACCCGTTAACAGAGGATGGACAATGACCTCAAATATAGAcgaatgtattaatggaaaattggtagCAGCAAGAGAGTTGCCTGTTTTCGATTTtcttgaagaagtgaggaagatgtttgggATATGGAATTGCACTAATAGGAGGAACGGTACATACACATTCAAACCAAAGATAGTGATTAAGACGTATGATGTGCCGGTGGATCCTCTGCCTGACGAGAGTGAGTGGAATATTCCCAAACACATATGCGATGAAGTTGTTTTGCCACCAAGATACAAGAGACCCCCGGGAAGGCCAAAGAAAAAGCGAGATAAACCATTAATGGAGACGATGATTGGTAAACGTAGGAATGCTTGTAGTACTTGTGGACGTCTTGGTCACAATAGACGTTCTTGTTCTAATGAGCCACGTAAGAAGTAG
- the LOC132641189 gene encoding uncharacterized protein LOC132641189 gives MVKVATFFAMSLGAFAFWQTMDKIHVWIALHQDEKQERMEKEADIRRMRAQLIRENKERESLA, from the exons ATGGTGAAAGTTGCAACTTTCTTTGCTATGTCTTTAGGAGCCTTTGCTTTTTGGCAAACTATGGATAAAATCCATGTTTGGATCGCTCTTCATCAGGATGAAAAG CAAGAGAGAATGGAGAAGGAAGCAGATATCAGAAGAATGAGAGCACAGCTAATCAGAGAAAACAAAGAGCGGGAATCTCTTGCCTAA